The genomic segment TTGCCGGAAAGCCGCTCCAACATGGCTTTTGCCTGCTGCCTGTCCCTGGGCTTGCCCAGAATCTGCCCCTCCAGGGCTACGACGGTATCCGCGCCGAAAATGACCGCATCCTCCTGCCCCTTGGCAACCGCCTGAGCTTTCCGCTTTGCCAGCTCCTGCACCAGCTCCGCCGGATCCGAAAGCGCTGTGCTTTCATCCGCATCGCTGACCTGAATCTCAAACGGGCCGTCCAAAACCAGCGCCAGCAGTTCCTGCCTTCTGGGCGAAGCAGAGGCCAAAATATACCGCATGATCTTCTCTCCTATTTGACAAAATTTCGCTTTCCATTATCCCGCAAACGCGCGCAAATGTCCAGCCAGCGCATCTTTTGCACAGCAAAAAATCCGCGCCGAAACGGCGCGGATCAAGATCGCTTTGTGCATCAGCGCGGGCTTTCCTGCCCTTCTTTTCTCTTTTTCTTCTTTATCATCTGGGAAATCTGCCCAAAGGCGCGCCAGCCGCCCAGCAAAATCAGCAGTCCGCCAAAAATTTTGCCCAGCACCTCGTTTTTCATCAGCCCGGCCAGATAGGCGCCCAAGAGCGAGCCGGCCAGGCCGCCCAGCCCCAGCGCAATGGACCAGGAAAAATCCACCCGCTTATGTTTGATATGCGAGAAAAGCGCAAATCCGGCCATAGGCAGAAAACAGAGCAGGTTGAGCCCCTGGGCTCCCTGCTGATCCACTCCCAGAAAAACCGTGAGCACCGGGATGAGGATAATGCCTCCCCCCATGCCCATGCCGGCAATCGTCCCAAATAAAATACCAGAAATTAAAAACCACATCAGAACAGCATCCTCACACCTGAAGCCAAAATGAGCAGCGTAAAAATCGCATCTACGATGCCTCCCTTGAGCTTGCCCAGCAGCATTGCCCCGATCAGCCCGCCGGCGCATGCGCCCCCCAGCAGCATCCACGTATTGCCGTCAAAGGGGATATGCCCGCCCAGAAAATAGACCACTCCGCTGGCGATAGACATGGGCAGGATGGCCAGAATGGAAGTCGCGTGGCTTTTCTTCTCCTCCAGGCCCAGCTTCTCCATGGTCTGCACGGCAAAAATGCCGCCCGCCGAGCCAAAGAAACCGTTGACCAGCCCAATGCCCAGGCCAAACGCGCCGCGCACCCATTTATTCTCTTTCCAGCTTTTTTTCTTGCAACTTGTTTTTTCCATGCCCTTATTGTATCCAGGCGCGCAAAACATATGAGCGCTTTGACAGAAAAACTGAATTGCTCTATAATTGAAAAAGAATTTTAAGATTGCTTGAGGAAAAAAATGTCTGGAATTATCTTGCTTCTGTTTTTGGTTTTAACCAGTGTGCTCTGCATCACGCTTTGCTTTTTCGGCTACCGGCATATCCGCCTGCTCTTCACCTGCATGGGCGTGCTGTTCGGCGGGTATTATGCCTATTCTCTTCTGCTGCAATATGCGCATCTCTCCCAGACGACGGCCATCATCGCCGCTGTCATCATCGGCATCATTCTGGGCAGTTTATCCTATTTTATCTATAACTTCGGCATTTTCCTGACGGGCGCCATTTTCGGCATTTGCGTCGCCATCATGCTCATGACACTTTTCGGCATTCCCATCAGCAGTACGCTGCCCACAGTTATCATCATCGTGCTGGCCGTCTGCGCGGGGTTTCTCACGCTGGCCTACCGGCGCGTCTGCATCATTCTCTCCACCGCCTTCACCGGCGCCGTTGGTCTGGTGCTGTACGGCGGCTATACCATCATGAACTTTAGCTGGATTCTCTCGGGCGGCACGCTGGCCGCTCTTGGCGGAAAAGTCTCGGCTTTCTACAGCTCCTACCGCACGACGCTGATCGTCGCCATGGCTGCCTTCCTTTTATCCGGCCTGATCGTGCAGTTTGTTACGGGCAAAAAAGGCCGCAGGAAATAGCTCCTTTTTGCATAAAAAGACCGTGGAGAACATCTCTGCTCTCCACGGCTTTTTAAATAGAGGAAAAATGAAACGGGAAACTTTTGATACAGCGTTTCGCTGTATGCCTATATTCTTGCCAGGTTTTTGAGGTTTATACATGCCTTCCAAAAAAATTTTAATCATTTTTCAGCAAAGCAAAAAGAGCAGGAATTCCTGCTCTTTTTGCTTATGCTTCCCATCTGGGCAAAACCGGCAGGGCATTCCCAAAGCCGGTCTCCTGCCCCGTCTGCAAATCATGAAGCGACCAGTCCGTGTAGTCAAATAGGTATCTGCCCGGCCCAGGGCAAATCTCCCCTTCCCTGATATACCGGCAGAGATCCAGTGCAAAATCCTCCAGCCGCGCATAGTGCCAGGCTCGCTTGCCCGCAGGCAGGTTTTGGAGCATCCCGGAATTTTCGCGGAAAAGCTCCCGCTTCCAGGGCGCGTCGCATTCCAGGGCAGCCGGCAGTTTTGGCCGGCGCTTTTTGATCAGCAGATCCAGCCGGAGCATCTCCTGCGCCATCTGTTGCCCGCTTCTTTGGCAAAAGCGCAGCAAAACCTCGGCCATCTGTTTTTCCCCCAGCGCTCTGGGCGAAATCTCCTCCTGCTCCAGCTGCTCTGAAAGCTGCAAATAGAAATTGGCATAGCCCATCTGCCGGCCGAAATAATCTACCACATGCCGGAACAGCCCGGAATTATAGGTTCGATCCAGAAGATATTCCACTTGATGCAGCTTTGCCAGCTCCTGGCCGGAAAGCTGCGCCGTCTGGCAGACTTCATAGGGCGCCGAAACGTGATATAAAATGCCGTATTCCTCGGCCATTTCCTGCATTTTGGAGCCTTTGAGCACTTTTAAAAATCCCAGCTGCACTTTCTCCGCCCCCAGCGCCATCACGTCGTCGATAGAGCGGCAAAATTGCTCCATCCCCTCCAGCGGCAATCCGGCAATGAGATCCAGGTGTAGGTGCAGGTTCTTCGCCCTGGCCAGCCGCCGCACCATTTTGGCGGTATAGCCAAAATCCTGCACCCGCTTTATGGCGGCAAGCGTCGGCGGATGCGTGGACTGCACGCCGATCTCCAGCTGTATCTGCCCGGGGCGCGCACGCTCCAGCAGGGCGCAGGTCTGCTCGTCCAATAGATCCGCGGCAATTTCAAAGTGAAAATCCGTGCCGCCGCCCCGCTGAATGATGTGCGCGAAAATCTCTCTGGCTCTGGCCGGATTTGCGTTAAAGGTTCGGTCCACGAACTTCACCTTCATCACGCCTGCCTTCACAAAGCGGTCGAGATCCGCCAAAACCTTGGAGACCGGCGCGAACCGCACACCCCCCGAAAGAGAGGAAAGACAATAGGCACATCGGAACGGGCAGCCCCGGGAGGATTCGTAGTAGAGCACTCTGCCCGAAAACTCCTGCAAATTCTCATAAGGGATGGGCAGGCTGCCCAAGCTCACATAAGGCGCAGGCGGGTTTTGCCGAAGCGCTCCATCCTGCAAATAGCAAAGCGAAGGAGTTTGGCGCAGGTCCTCGCCTCGCTCCAGCTTGTCCGCAAAAATGCGGAACGCCTCTTCCCCTTCTCCCCGGATGATGTAGTCCGCAAAGCCCAGGTATTCCTCCGGCGCCGAAGAGGCTTCCGGCCCGCCCAGCAGCACGATGCCAGGCACAGCCTTGGCCAAAGCCCGGATATATTCGATATTCCAGATATACGAAGAAAAGCCATAAAGCGCGGCATCTTTGGCCGCAAGCTCCTGCGCTATCTGATCTAAGGGCTGGTTGATCGTGCATTCAAACAGTTCCACCCCCGGATGCCCGGCATACTGCGCCAGGTACCGGATGGCCGGGTTCGTATGCGTATATTTGGCGTTGACGCCCACAAGTACGATCTTTTTCATTTCTCTCCCAAAGGGATGATGAGCTGCATGCCCGGATACGCGCCGCAGGCGATATCGTTATAGCGCCAAAGCGCCCGCTCGCTCACATCGAATTTTAACGCCACATCTTCTAGAGTATCTGTGGATTTTAATGAGTATACTACAAAACCCTCTCTTGGGCAAGAAACCACAATCTCCCTGCCTGGCCCAAGCTCCTCCGGCCGGGCAATCTTGTTCTCCCCCATGATCGCCTGCATGGTCGTTCCAAATTTCTGCGCAATGCCAAAAAGCGTATCCCCCGCCTGCACCCGGTAGCGGTTTTTCTCAAAAATGGATGCCCTGCTCTGCGCTTTTTCCAGGCAAAAATTAGGGAATGGGATCGCAATGCGCCTGCCTGGCCGAAGCAAGTTCTTCTGCCCCTCATTCGCGCGCAGAATCATGCAGACCGGCACGCGGTACATCCTGCTGAGCCGCTCCAGCGTATCATTTTGACTCACAATATGGTTTAAAACA from the Christensenellaceae bacterium 44-20 genome contains:
- a CDS encoding DUF4203 domain-containing protein, yielding MSGIILLLFLVLTSVLCITLCFFGYRHIRLLFTCMGVLFGGYYAYSLLLQYAHLSQTTAIIAAVIIGIILGSLSYFIYNFGIFLTGAIFGICVAIMLMTLFGIPISSTLPTVIIIVLAVCAGFLTLAYRRVCIILSTAFTGAVGLVLYGGYTIMNFSWILSGGTLAALGGKVSAFYSSYRTTLIVAMAAFLLSGLIVQFVTGKKGRRK
- a CDS encoding LysM peptidoglycan-binding domain-containing protein — protein: MAVLNHIVSQNDTLERLSRMYRVPVCMILRANEGQKNLLRPGRRIAIPFPNFCLEKAQSRASIFEKNRYRVQAGDTLFGIAQKFGTTMQAIMGENKIARPEELGPGREIVVSCPREGFVVYSLKSTDTLEDVALKFDVSERALWRYNDIACGAYPGMQLIIPLGEK
- a CDS encoding DUF4080 domain-containing protein, coding for MKKIVLVGVNAKYTHTNPAIRYLAQYAGHPGVELFECTINQPLDQIAQELAAKDAALYGFSSYIWNIEYIRALAKAVPGIVLLGGPEASSAPEEYLGFADYIIRGEGEEAFRIFADKLERGEDLRQTPSLCYLQDGALRQNPPAPYVSLGSLPIPYENLQEFSGRVLYYESSRGCPFRCAYCLSSLSGGVRFAPVSKVLADLDRFVKAGVMKVKFVDRTFNANPARAREIFAHIIQRGGGTDFHFEIAADLLDEQTCALLERARPGQIQLEIGVQSTHPPTLAAIKRVQDFGYTAKMVRRLARAKNLHLHLDLIAGLPLEGMEQFCRSIDDVMALGAEKVQLGFLKVLKGSKMQEMAEEYGILYHVSAPYEVCQTAQLSGQELAKLHQVEYLLDRTYNSGLFRHVVDYFGRQMGYANFYLQLSEQLEQEEISPRALGEKQMAEVLLRFCQRSGQQMAQEMLRLDLLIKKRRPKLPAALECDAPWKRELFRENSGMLQNLPAGKRAWHYARLEDFALDLCRYIREGEICPGPGRYLFDYTDWSLHDLQTGQETGFGNALPVLPRWEA
- a CDS encoding TSUP family transporter, which codes for MWFLISGILFGTIAGMGMGGGIILIPVLTVFLGVDQQGAQGLNLLCFLPMAGFALFSHIKHKRVDFSWSIALGLGGLAGSLLGAYLAGLMKNEVLGKIFGGLLILLGGWRAFGQISQMIKKKKRKEGQESPR
- a CDS encoding sulfite exporter TauE/SafE family protein — protein: MEKTSCKKKSWKENKWVRGAFGLGIGLVNGFFGSAGGIFAVQTMEKLGLEEKKSHATSILAILPMSIASGVVYFLGGHIPFDGNTWMLLGGACAGGLIGAMLLGKLKGGIVDAIFTLLILASGVRMLF